One region of Mucilaginibacter gotjawali genomic DNA includes:
- a CDS encoding CoA-binding protein codes for MASQKTTNKKTLVLGATPNEARYANLAANRLVRSGHSIVNVGIRKGEVAGVPIERPETIYADIDTITLYVGPQHQENLYDYILKTHPKRIIFNPGTENSELRKLADEQGIETEYACTLVLLSIGQY; via the coding sequence ATGGCATCACAAAAAACAACAAATAAAAAGACTTTGGTTTTAGGCGCAACGCCTAACGAGGCCCGATATGCCAATCTTGCCGCCAACCGGCTGGTACGGAGCGGGCATAGCATTGTAAATGTTGGCATCAGAAAGGGGGAAGTTGCCGGTGTACCTATTGAGCGCCCCGAAACCATTTACGCAGATATTGACACCATCACTTTATATGTGGGGCCACAGCACCAGGAAAACCTTTATGATTATATTTTAAAAACCCATCCTAAAAGAATCATTTTTAACCCGGGAACGGAAAATTCGGAACTTCGGAAACTGGCTGATGAGCAGGGTATTGAAACGGAATATGCCTGTACGCTGGTTTTGCTTT
- a CDS encoding DinB family protein has translation MEISTQLSNDLTEVLQGNPWYGPSVYEIIEQVSFEAAFEKPPGSVHSIAGILLHMISWTEEVIDRMNGLPSQVPSSGDWPDPGTPDEQKWQNYVSDLKLVNVNLLGIIQNFPKEQWTEHVTGVVENDPGTTFEALIKGLIQHHIYHSGQVSLLLRIID, from the coding sequence ATGGAAATATCAACACAACTCAGTAATGATTTAACAGAAGTATTGCAGGGAAACCCATGGTACGGCCCTTCAGTTTATGAAATCATTGAACAGGTAAGTTTTGAGGCAGCCTTTGAAAAACCGCCCGGATCAGTACATTCGATAGCAGGGATCCTGCTGCATATGATCTCCTGGACAGAGGAAGTGATCGACCGGATGAATGGCTTACCATCGCAGGTTCCTTCAAGCGGAGACTGGCCTGACCCGGGAACGCCCGACGAACAAAAATGGCAAAATTATGTCAGTGACCTAAAACTGGTTAACGTAAATTTGCTGGGTATTATCCAAAATTTTCCGAAAGAGCAATGGACTGAACATGTTACAGGTGTTGTTGAAAACGATCCGGGCACAACATTTGAGGCATTGATAAAAGGTTTGATACAACATCATATTTATCATTCGGGGCAAGTTTCATTATTATTACGGATTATTGATTAG
- the pdhA gene encoding pyruvate dehydrogenase (acetyl-transferring) E1 component subunit alpha, producing MSSIEINKDTYLMWYESMLLMRKFEEKAGQLYGQQKIRGFCHLYIGQEAVLAGAMSVIKPEDSMITAYRDHAHAIAKGVSSNAIMAELYGKATGCSKGKGGSMHMFSKEHHFYGGHGIVGGQIPMGAGVAFAEKFKGTDFVNITYMGDGAVRQGALTETFNLAALWKLPVIFVCENNGYAMGTSLERTTVQTDIYKLGLPYGIPSSPVDGMDPAAVHKAMDEACQRARAGEGPTFLEMRTYRYKGHSMSDPQKYRTKDELESYKAKDPIELVKHTIISEGYADDKWFEEIDAKVKAEVEESVKFSEESPWPEASELYTDVYVEKDYPFIRS from the coding sequence ATGAGTTCAATCGAAATAAATAAAGACACCTACCTGATGTGGTACGAGTCGATGCTTTTAATGCGCAAGTTTGAGGAGAAAGCAGGCCAATTATACGGACAGCAAAAAATCAGGGGCTTTTGCCATTTATACATTGGGCAGGAAGCTGTTTTGGCGGGAGCCATGTCGGTAATTAAACCGGAAGACAGTATGATCACCGCTTATCGTGACCATGCGCATGCCATTGCCAAGGGAGTTAGCTCCAATGCCATCATGGCTGAACTATATGGTAAGGCTACCGGATGTTCCAAAGGCAAGGGCGGCTCGATGCACATGTTCAGTAAAGAACACCACTTTTATGGCGGCCATGGCATTGTAGGCGGACAGATCCCGATGGGTGCCGGCGTTGCATTTGCTGAAAAATTTAAAGGCACTGATTTTGTGAACATTACCTATATGGGTGATGGTGCCGTAAGGCAGGGTGCTTTGACCGAAACTTTTAATTTGGCTGCATTATGGAAACTTCCCGTAATTTTTGTTTGCGAGAACAATGGTTATGCTATGGGCACCTCTCTTGAACGTACCACCGTACAAACCGACATTTATAAATTAGGATTGCCCTATGGTATCCCGTCTTCGCCGGTGGATGGTATGGATCCGGCCGCTGTGCACAAAGCAATGGACGAAGCCTGCCAGCGTGCGCGTGCGGGTGAAGGACCAACATTTTTGGAAATGCGTACTTACAGGTACAAAGGTCACTCCATGTCCGACCCGCAGAAATACCGTACCAAAGATGAATTGGAAAGCTACAAGGCCAAGGACCCTATCGAACTGGTAAAACATACAATTATTTCGGAAGGTTATGCTGATGACAAGTGGTTTGAAGAGATTGACGCGAAAGTGAAAGCTGAAGTGGAAGAATCCGTTAAGTTTTCGGAAGAGTCGCCATGGCCTGAGGCATCGGAATTATATACTGATGTGTATGTTGAAAAAGATTACCCTTTTATAAGGAGCTAA
- a CDS encoding pyruvate dehydrogenase complex dihydrolipoamide acetyltransferase → MAEVIKMPKMSDTMTEGVLAKWHKKVGDKVKSGDVMAEIETDKATMDFESYQDGTLLYIGVEEGKAVPVDALIAIIGKEGEDYKALLAGDAASAAPAAESKPTPAAEVATRAAAEEKKPAAPVEAKPKVDKSGIPAVVIRMPALSDTMTEGVINKWNFKVGDKVKSDDSLADVETDKATMEVVGYEEGTLLYIGPKEGEAAPVNGIIAIVGKEGTDITPLLQDDDAPAAKPADESAPATAEAAATAEAETDGPSIADDSRVKASPLARKIAKEKGINLNDVKGSAEGGRIIKKDVEEYVPAAKPAAAPAVSAPAAAPAAAAPAAAKPAPVIASYTGEEKFTEKPVSQMRKAISRRLSESLFTAPHFYVTMSIDMDQAIAARTRINEVAPVKISFNDFVLKACAVALKQHPAINSSFLGDKIRFNEHVHIGVAVAVDEGLLVPVIKYADGKSLSAISVEVKEFAGKAKSKKLQPNEMEGSTFTISNLGMFGVDEFTAIINTPNACILAVSGIQQIPVVKSGAVVPGNVMKVTLSCDHRVVDGATGAAFLQTLKSMLEEPVRLLI, encoded by the coding sequence ATGGCCGAAGTAATTAAGATGCCGAAAATGAGCGATACCATGACTGAAGGGGTATTAGCAAAATGGCATAAAAAAGTTGGTGATAAGGTGAAATCAGGCGATGTTATGGCCGAGATAGAAACGGATAAAGCCACCATGGATTTTGAATCGTACCAGGACGGAACACTGCTTTATATTGGTGTTGAAGAAGGCAAAGCGGTCCCGGTTGATGCGCTTATAGCGATCATTGGAAAAGAAGGTGAAGACTATAAAGCTTTACTGGCCGGCGATGCGGCATCAGCAGCACCTGCGGCTGAAAGCAAGCCCACGCCCGCAGCAGAAGTTGCAACACGTGCGGCTGCTGAAGAAAAGAAACCTGCTGCCCCGGTTGAAGCAAAACCAAAGGTTGACAAAAGCGGTATCCCTGCGGTAGTTATCCGCATGCCTGCCCTTAGCGACACCATGACTGAAGGAGTGATCAATAAATGGAACTTTAAAGTTGGCGATAAAGTAAAATCAGACGACTCACTGGCGGACGTGGAAACCGATAAGGCAACCATGGAAGTAGTAGGTTATGAAGAAGGTACTTTACTATATATAGGCCCTAAAGAAGGTGAAGCTGCACCAGTGAATGGCATTATAGCTATTGTAGGTAAAGAGGGCACTGATATTACCCCGTTGTTACAGGATGATGATGCACCTGCCGCTAAACCTGCTGACGAAAGCGCACCGGCTACTGCCGAAGCGGCCGCAACAGCTGAAGCTGAAACAGACGGCCCGTCAATAGCTGACGACAGCCGTGTAAAGGCTTCGCCGCTGGCGCGTAAAATTGCAAAAGAAAAAGGCATCAACCTTAATGATGTAAAAGGAAGCGCCGAAGGCGGCCGCATTATCAAGAAAGATGTTGAAGAATATGTTCCGGCTGCCAAGCCGGCTGCGGCGCCTGCTGTAAGCGCTCCAGCAGCAGCACCAGCTGCCGCCGCGCCAGCTGCTGCTAAACCTGCCCCGGTAATTGCAAGTTACACCGGCGAAGAGAAGTTTACCGAGAAACCGGTTAGCCAGATGCGCAAAGCCATCAGCCGCCGTTTGTCGGAAAGTTTGTTTACCGCACCGCATTTTTATGTAACCATGAGCATTGATATGGACCAGGCCATTGCCGCCCGTACCCGCATCAACGAAGTGGCCCCGGTAAAAATATCATTTAACGATTTTGTATTGAAAGCCTGCGCCGTTGCCTTAAAACAACACCCGGCGATCAACTCATCATTCCTGGGCGATAAGATCCGCTTTAACGAGCACGTACATATTGGCGTTGCTGTTGCAGTTGACGAAGGTTTACTTGTACCGGTAATTAAATATGCTGATGGCAAATCATTAAGCGCCATATCTGTTGAAGTAAAGGAATTTGCAGGTAAAGCCAAAAGCAAAAAACTGCAGCCAAATGAAATGGAAGGCTCAACTTTCACCATCTCAAACTTAGGTATGTTTGGGGTTGACGAATTTACTGCTATCATTAACACACCAAACGCCTGTATTTTGGCCGTTAGCGGCATACAGCAAATACCTGTAGTTAAAAGTGGCGCTGTAGTGCCCGGCAATGTAATGAAGGTTACCCTCAGCTGTGATCACCGCGTGGTTGACGGCGCCACAGGTGCCGCATTCCTGCAGACCTTAAAGTCAATGCTGGAAGAACCGGTAAGGCTATTGATTTAA